A genomic stretch from Mesomycoplasma neurolyticum includes:
- a CDS encoding DUF402 domain-containing protein has product METHKLEKYFNVQAYKYNGKLYRQWNGVRIIDDKKNYLVAYMNKKTRVQEKKTHRWNIKSNTLWFFHKYNFFNAIVTIEGNKNYIYVNLASPFFMEDDTIKYIDFDLDIKVYHGKEINIIDKNEFFMNAKKMDYSKKLTKLIFEELKKIVDLYYSSEFIFDNKFLSKYIKKIKIINSKKSF; this is encoded by the coding sequence ATGGAAACGCATAAATTGGAGAAATATTTTAATGTTCAAGCTTATAAGTATAATGGTAAATTGTATAGACAATGAAATGGTGTTAGAATAATTGATGATAAGAAAAACTATTTAGTTGCTTACATGAATAAAAAAACAAGAGTTCAAGAGAAAAAAACACATCGTTGAAATATTAAAAGTAATACATTGTGGTTTTTTCATAAATATAATTTTTTTAATGCAATAGTCACAATAGAAGGGAATAAGAATTATATTTATGTAAATTTGGCTTCACCTTTTTTTATGGAAGACGACACAATTAAATATATTGATTTTGATCTTGATATAAAAGTATATCATGGTAAAGAAATAAATATTATTGATAAAAATGAATTTTTTATGAATGCTAAAAAAATGGATTATTCAAAAAAACTTACTAAATTAATATTTGAAGAATTAAAAAAAATTGTTGACCTTTATTATTCTTCAGAATTTATTTTTGATAATAAATTTTTAAGCAAATATATAAAAAAAATTAAAATTATCAATAGTAAAAAAAGTTTTTAA